Proteins encoded together in one Polaribacter reichenbachii window:
- a CDS encoding FKBP-type peptidyl-prolyl cis-trans isomerase yields the protein MSKIKNALVIIILTTIIYACSDDNFFTNPFDDVDHEALAISDNDSLVKFLSSHYYDFSVDSVKAITASETALINDSNLKTLSLTENDIDYKLYVYVANVGDPSPDVNKGNPTKVDSVFVKYDGRTMSGSTFSATNFDSNITGLWINLLSTVRGWSHGFQYFQGGSLKKDPDTGGVFNGPITYLNGGKGVLFIPSGLGYPSSVTTNQTSSLVDTNLFFYIELLDLVPDTDHDNDNVGTIFEDLDGDGDVTNDDTDENGLPNYLDTDDDGDGVLTKDEDANNDGDPTNDFSDPNSALPDYLNPDVN from the coding sequence ATGAGTAAAATAAAAAATGCACTTGTTATAATAATTTTAACTACTATTATTTATGCTTGTAGCGATGACAATTTTTTTACTAATCCTTTTGATGATGTAGATCATGAAGCATTAGCAATTTCTGATAATGATTCTTTAGTTAAGTTTTTAAGTAGCCATTATTACGATTTTAGTGTAGATTCAGTAAAAGCAATTACAGCTAGCGAAACTGCATTAATAAACGATTCTAATTTAAAAACTTTATCTCTTACAGAAAACGATATCGATTATAAATTATACGTTTATGTAGCTAATGTAGGAGATCCAAGTCCTGATGTTAATAAGGGAAACCCTACAAAAGTAGATTCAGTATTTGTAAAATATGATGGTAGAACAATGTCTGGATCAACATTTAGTGCTACTAATTTTGATAGCAATATTACAGGTCTTTGGATTAATTTATTGTCAACTGTAAGAGGTTGGTCTCATGGATTTCAGTATTTTCAGGGTGGTTCGTTAAAAAAAGATCCAGATACAGGAGGAGTTTTTAACGGCCCAATAACTTATTTAAACGGCGGTAAAGGAGTTTTATTTATTCCTTCTGGTTTAGGATATCCATCTTCTGTTACTACAAATCAAACAAGTTCTTTAGTAGATACCAATTTGTTTTTTTATATAGAATTATTAGATTTAGTACCAGATACTGATCATGATAATGATAATGTAGGTACTATTTTTGAAGATTTAGATGGTGATGGAGATGTTACAAACGATGATACAGATGAGAATGGTTTACCAAACTATTTAGATACTGATGATGATGGAGATGGAGTATTAACGAAAGATGAAGATGCTAATAATGATGGAGATCCAACAAACGATTTTAGTGATCCAAATTCTGCTTTACCAGATTACTTAAATCCTGATGTTAATTAG
- the folD gene encoding bifunctional methylenetetrahydrofolate dehydrogenase/methenyltetrahydrofolate cyclohydrolase FolD, translated as MILLDGKKTSADIKEEIALEVRDLKNNDHKTPHLAAIIVGNDGASITYVNAKVKACERVGFESTLIRLSEDITEEELLNEIAILNIDNDIDGFIVQLPLPKHIDEQKVLMAVDPDKDVDGFHPTNVGKMALNLPTFISATPFGILELLDRYNVETSGKHVVVLGRSHIVGSPMSILLSQKRKVGNATVTMCHSRTKNLKEITLQADIILAAIGIPEFLKADMVKDNVTVIDVGITRLADPSKKSGFRLVGDVAFNEVAAKSDFITPVPGGVGPMTIAMLLKNTLLACKRRANS; from the coding sequence ATGATTTTATTAGACGGAAAAAAAACATCAGCTGACATTAAAGAAGAAATTGCTTTAGAAGTTAGAGATTTAAAAAATAACGACCATAAAACTCCTCATTTAGCTGCAATTATTGTGGGTAATGATGGTGCAAGTATAACCTATGTAAACGCAAAAGTTAAAGCTTGCGAAAGAGTTGGTTTCGAATCTACTTTAATAAGACTTTCTGAAGATATAACAGAAGAAGAATTATTAAATGAAATTGCCATTTTAAATATTGATAATGATATTGATGGTTTTATTGTACAGTTGCCTTTACCAAAACACATAGATGAACAAAAAGTTTTAATGGCTGTTGACCCTGATAAAGATGTAGACGGATTTCATCCAACGAATGTTGGAAAAATGGCTCTTAATTTGCCAACTTTTATTTCTGCTACTCCTTTCGGAATTTTAGAATTATTAGATAGGTATAATGTAGAAACTTCTGGTAAACATGTTGTTGTTTTAGGTAGAAGCCATATTGTAGGTAGCCCAATGAGTATTCTTTTATCACAAAAAAGGAAAGTTGGTAATGCCACTGTAACTATGTGTCATAGTAGAACTAAAAACCTAAAAGAAATCACTTTACAAGCAGATATTATTTTGGCTGCGATTGGTATTCCTGAATTTTTAAAAGCAGATATGGTAAAAGACAATGTAACTGTTATTGATGTAGGTATTACAAGATTAGCAGATCCTAGCAAAAAAAGCGGGTTTAGATTAGTAGGCGATGTCGCTTTTAATGAAGTAGCAGCAAAATCAGATTTTATTACTCCAGTACCTGGTGGTGTTGGGCCAATGACAATTGCAATGTTACTTAAAAACACATTATTAGCTTGTAAAAGGAGAGCGAATTCATAA
- the ffh gene encoding signal recognition particle protein has translation MFNNLSDKLDKALHTLKGHGQITEINVAETLKEVRRALLDADVNFKIAKDFTKKVQQKAIGQDVLTTLNPGQLMVKLVKDELTELMGGETVGVNLGGSPTVILMSGLQGSGKTTFSGKLANYLKTKKSKQVLLVGCDVYRPAAINQLQVVGEQIGVEVYAEVGNQNPVEISQNAIKHAKANGKNVVIIDTAGRLAVDQEMMTEISNIHKTVNPQETLFVVDSMTGQDAVNTAKAFNDILNFEGVVLTKLDGDTRGGAALSIKSVVDKPIKFIGTGEKMEAIDVFHPDRMADRILGMGDVISLVERAQDQYDEEEARKLQKKIAKNQFGFDDFLSQIQQIKKMGSMKDLVGMIPGAGKAMKDVDIDDDAFKGIEAIIHSMTPSERSTPSTINSSRKKRIAKGSGTSIQEVNQLMKQFNQMSKMMKMMQGGGSRKMMQMMKGMK, from the coding sequence ATGTTCAATAATTTAAGTGATAAATTAGATAAAGCCTTACACACCTTAAAAGGTCATGGGCAAATTACAGAAATTAACGTTGCAGAGACTTTAAAAGAAGTTAGAAGAGCACTTTTAGATGCCGATGTTAACTTTAAGATTGCCAAAGATTTCACCAAAAAAGTTCAGCAAAAAGCCATTGGGCAAGATGTATTAACTACATTAAACCCTGGGCAATTAATGGTAAAGTTAGTTAAAGATGAACTAACTGAATTAATGGGAGGAGAAACTGTAGGTGTTAATCTTGGTGGCTCACCAACTGTAATTTTAATGTCTGGTTTGCAAGGTTCTGGTAAAACTACCTTTTCTGGTAAATTGGCGAATTACCTTAAAACAAAAAAATCTAAACAAGTTTTATTAGTAGGTTGTGATGTTTATAGACCTGCTGCCATAAATCAATTACAAGTTGTAGGCGAGCAAATTGGTGTAGAAGTATATGCAGAAGTTGGTAACCAAAACCCTGTAGAAATTTCTCAGAATGCCATAAAACACGCCAAAGCAAATGGTAAAAATGTTGTAATTATTGATACTGCAGGTCGTTTAGCTGTAGATCAAGAAATGATGACAGAGATTTCTAACATTCATAAAACTGTAAATCCGCAAGAAACTTTATTTGTGGTTGATTCTATGACTGGGCAAGATGCTGTAAATACAGCAAAAGCATTTAATGATATTTTAAATTTTGAAGGTGTTGTACTTACAAAATTAGATGGTGATACCAGAGGTGGTGCTGCATTATCTATTAAATCTGTGGTAGATAAACCAATTAAGTTTATTGGTACAGGAGAAAAAATGGAAGCAATTGATGTTTTTCATCCTGATAGAATGGCAGATCGTATTTTGGGAATGGGAGATGTTATTTCTCTTGTAGAAAGAGCCCAAGATCAATATGATGAGGAAGAAGCAAGAAAACTACAAAAGAAAATTGCTAAAAATCAATTTGGTTTCGACGACTTTTTAAGTCAGATTCAGCAAATCAAAAAGATGGGTAGTATGAAAGATTTAGTTGGTATGATTCCTGGTGCTGGAAAAGCAATGAAAGATGTTGATATAGATGATGATGCTTTTAAAGGTATAGAAGCAATAATCCATTCTATGACTCCTTCAGAAAGAAGTACTCCATCTACTATAAATTCTAGCAGAAAAAAACGAATTGCAAAAGGATCTGGAACTTCGATACAAGAAGTAAACCAGTTAATGAAGCAGTTTAACCAAATGAGCAAAATGATGAAAATGATGCAAGGTGGTGGAAGTAGAAAGATGATGCAAATGATGAAAGGAATGAAATAA
- a CDS encoding serine hydrolase domain-containing protein produces the protein MKTYYKILFSLFIFSFTQLHSQTNIKDYEKQWEGKLNDKNAFNFSVTLDLLSNSEYQFSLHNKNFKFTTKVKSSTKNYINIKIDETISFTGILDKKKHQIDGFISSGLYFYHIKLIQAENNSYQGNWNIFMLDELLSNSIFLSIENVNGTNFDAYPFFGDQRFAGTWAGNSKQNGNVITFQDMRTGIGFKGTLLKETIDLEILIANNVFTKVRLNPSKNPWKFGNYNNIKNNNLNLDDGWKTHPLEKNIFLEKLEDSIHQKKLINTHSVLIAKKGKIIYENYFDGFSNTTLHDQRSASKSITSAIVGLAIEDKIIKGDTDLLYNYISEEYQYTKDTLKKDIKIKDLLTMSSGLDAVDFGIDRKSKASEQAYQNSRNWLKTVLEAPMMHKPGAVANYGSANPYLLGEILTDLTPLPLPLYMDQKLFKPLGIHNYTIQKEMTGKPYFGGGIYISPRDMLKFGQLYLNKGKFEGKRVLSENWIDKSFQNYLPLTNTLEKNGYGYFWWHKTYTVKGKKIKSVEARGNGGQYIFVISELNLVCVITSGNYRNGKTKQPEKIFEEYILPSLL, from the coding sequence TTGAAAACCTATTATAAAATTCTTTTTAGCTTATTCATTTTTTCTTTTACCCAGCTTCATTCTCAAACAAATATTAAAGATTATGAAAAACAATGGGAAGGAAAACTAAATGATAAAAATGCTTTTAATTTTTCTGTTACTTTGGATCTACTCAGTAATTCTGAATACCAGTTTTCACTACATAACAAAAACTTCAAATTTACTACAAAAGTAAAATCTTCTACTAAAAATTATATCAATATTAAGATTGATGAAACTATTTCTTTTACAGGAATTTTAGATAAAAAGAAGCATCAAATTGATGGTTTTATAAGCTCAGGACTTTATTTCTATCATATTAAATTAATTCAAGCAGAAAATAATTCTTACCAAGGTAATTGGAATATTTTTATGTTGGATGAACTTCTTTCTAACTCCATATTTTTAAGTATCGAAAATGTAAATGGTACTAATTTTGATGCCTATCCTTTTTTTGGCGATCAACGTTTTGCAGGTACATGGGCTGGTAATTCTAAACAGAATGGCAATGTAATTACCTTTCAAGATATGAGAACTGGTATTGGTTTTAAAGGCACTCTTTTAAAAGAAACTATCGATTTAGAAATACTTATTGCGAATAATGTTTTTACAAAAGTTCGTTTAAACCCATCAAAAAATCCATGGAAATTTGGTAATTATAACAATATAAAAAACAACAATTTAAATTTAGATGATGGTTGGAAAACACATCCTCTAGAAAAAAATATTTTCTTAGAAAAACTAGAAGATAGTATTCATCAAAAGAAATTAATCAATACACATAGTGTATTAATTGCCAAAAAAGGAAAAATAATTTATGAGAACTATTTTGATGGTTTTTCGAATACTACTCTTCACGATCAACGCTCTGCATCAAAAAGTATAACTTCTGCAATTGTTGGGTTGGCAATAGAAGATAAAATTATTAAAGGCGATACAGATTTATTATACAATTATATTTCAGAAGAATATCAATACACCAAAGACACATTAAAGAAAGACATTAAAATTAAAGATTTACTAACAATGAGTTCTGGTTTAGATGCTGTTGATTTTGGTATTGATAGAAAATCGAAAGCTTCTGAGCAAGCGTATCAAAACTCAAGAAATTGGTTAAAAACTGTTTTAGAAGCACCAATGATGCATAAACCAGGTGCTGTAGCCAATTATGGTTCTGCAAATCCGTATTTATTAGGCGAAATTCTAACTGACCTCACTCCTCTTCCATTACCATTATATATGGATCAAAAATTATTTAAACCTTTAGGTATTCATAATTATACAATTCAGAAAGAAATGACAGGGAAACCTTATTTTGGAGGCGGAATATATATTTCACCTAGAGATATGCTAAAATTTGGACAATTGTATTTAAATAAAGGTAAGTTTGAAGGAAAAAGAGTTTTATCTGAAAATTGGATAGATAAATCATTTCAAAATTATTTACCCTTGACTAATACCTTAGAAAAAAACGGATATGGGTATTTTTGGTGGCACAAAACTTATACTGTAAAAGGTAAAAAAATAAAGTCTGTAGAAGCAAGAGGTAATGGAGGTCAGTATATTTTTGTGATTTCTGAATTAAATTTGGTCTGTGTTATTACATCTGGTAACTACAGAAACGGAAAAACAAAACAGCCAGAAAAAATATTTGAAGAGTATATTTTACCATCTCTATTGTAA
- a CDS encoding AraC family transcriptional regulator: MKKLLKGEYFGNHYNKNQFDDLLITDTKYTHAKVDWHYHENPYFTYLLQGKLYEENKKENYYLKSGSLLFHNWQDAHYNIKPDIYTRGFHIEMNTNWFDLYDIKSFDFEGSMQLKNPLIQQKMNCILLESKIKDQNSQLAINMLLVDIFNNIKTHHHNSEKQKPNWVKQLKEILHSSENNITSLSALSTILNIHPVHLSREFPKYFKTTIGNYIRTQKINKALLLIAKNKLSMTEVCYEAGFYDQSHFITSLKKIYGQTPLKISKKIGDVNLLQF; the protein is encoded by the coding sequence ATGAAAAAGTTATTGAAAGGAGAATATTTTGGCAATCATTACAATAAGAATCAGTTTGATGATTTATTAATTACAGATACCAAATACACACACGCAAAGGTAGATTGGCATTATCATGAAAATCCATATTTCACATATTTATTACAAGGCAAATTATACGAAGAAAATAAGAAAGAAAACTATTATCTAAAAAGTGGAAGTTTACTTTTCCATAATTGGCAAGATGCACATTATAATATAAAACCAGATATTTATACAAGAGGTTTTCATATAGAAATGAATACAAATTGGTTTGATTTATATGATATTAAATCTTTTGATTTTGAAGGTAGTATGCAATTAAAAAATCCTTTAATACAGCAAAAAATGAATTGCATTTTGTTGGAAAGTAAAATTAAAGATCAGAACAGTCAATTAGCTATAAATATGCTTTTGGTTGATATTTTTAACAATATAAAAACCCACCATCATAACTCAGAAAAACAAAAGCCAAATTGGGTAAAACAGCTTAAAGAAATTTTACATTCATCAGAAAATAACATCACTTCTCTTAGTGCTTTAAGTACTATTTTAAATATTCATCCTGTACATTTATCAAGAGAATTTCCTAAATATTTTAAGACTACAATTGGCAATTATATTCGTACTCAAAAAATAAACAAAGCTTTATTATTAATTGCTAAAAACAAACTCTCTATGACCGAAGTTTGCTATGAAGCTGGTTTTTATGATCAGAGCCATTTTATAACTTCTTTAAAAAAGATTTATGGACAAACTCCTTTAAAAATATCAAAAAAAATAGGCGATGTTAATTTATTACAATTTTAA
- the msrB gene encoding peptide-methionine (R)-S-oxide reductase MsrB, with product MKKVASLILLMLMISCIGNAQNSSEEKKKTYKINKTDAEWKTLLSPLAYYVLRESGTERAFSSPLNDNHKKGTFVCAACKTPLYKSEHKYDSGSGWPSFDRAIKENVELDVDYKIGYARTELKCNTCGGHLGHSFDDGPTETTGKRHCINGAALEFVAKN from the coding sequence ATGAAAAAAGTAGCAAGTCTTATTCTTTTAATGCTGATGATAAGTTGTATAGGAAATGCCCAAAACTCATCAGAAGAAAAAAAGAAAACTTATAAAATTAATAAAACAGATGCTGAATGGAAAACACTACTTTCTCCTTTAGCTTATTATGTTTTAAGAGAATCTGGTACAGAAAGAGCTTTTTCAAGTCCGTTAAATGATAACCATAAAAAAGGAACTTTTGTTTGTGCTGCTTGTAAAACACCATTATACAAATCTGAGCATAAATATGATTCTGGTTCTGGTTGGCCTTCTTTTGATAGAGCAATTAAAGAAAATGTAGAACTAGATGTAGATTACAAAATTGGTTATGCAAGAACCGAACTAAAATGCAATACTTGTGGTGGTCATTTAGGGCATTCTTTTGATGATGGCCCTACAGAAACTACAGGAAAACGTCATTGTATAAATGGAGCAGCCTTAGAATTTGTAGCTAAAAATTAA
- a CDS encoding M48 family metalloprotease, producing MKKIIVLVVAVFLFSECSTVPITGRKRVNFVSDSQVLPASFAQYSSFLEENKLSTNRVMSNQIKDVGKNISAAVDRFMRANNMVSEANSYKWEFNLIEDKTVNAWCMPGGKVVFYTGIMPICDNENGVAAVMGHEVAHAFAKHGQERMSQGQLQQIGGLAVALGTSGKDAESQQIWNTAFGIGSGLGMLKFSRVHEQEADRLGLVFMIMAGYDGTEAAEVWVRMSEKSGGGSSPEILSTHPSNASRIQDLRTYLPTAKKYAAQYNANGVIK from the coding sequence ATGAAAAAAATAATAGTTTTAGTAGTCGCAGTTTTTCTTTTTTCTGAATGTAGTACAGTGCCAATTACAGGAAGAAAACGTGTGAATTTTGTGAGTGATTCGCAAGTTTTACCTGCAAGTTTTGCACAATATAGTAGTTTTTTAGAAGAGAATAAATTGTCTACAAACAGAGTAATGTCTAATCAAATAAAAGATGTTGGTAAAAATATTTCTGCAGCTGTAGATCGTTTTATGAGAGCAAATAATATGGTTTCTGAAGCAAATTCTTATAAATGGGAGTTTAATTTAATAGAAGATAAAACTGTTAACGCTTGGTGTATGCCAGGTGGTAAAGTAGTTTTTTACACAGGTATAATGCCAATTTGTGATAATGAAAATGGGGTAGCAGCAGTTATGGGGCATGAGGTTGCACATGCGTTTGCAAAACACGGTCAAGAAAGAATGTCTCAAGGACAATTACAACAAATAGGTGGTTTAGCTGTTGCTTTGGGCACATCTGGTAAAGATGCAGAAAGTCAGCAAATTTGGAATACAGCTTTTGGTATAGGTTCTGGTTTAGGAATGTTAAAATTTAGTAGAGTACATGAACAAGAAGCAGATAGATTAGGTTTAGTTTTTATGATTATGGCTGGTTATGATGGTACAGAGGCAGCTGAAGTTTGGGTAAGAATGAGCGAAAAATCTGGAGGAGGATCTTCACCAGAAATTTTAAGTACACACCCATCTAACGCTTCTAGGATTCAAGATCTTAGAACTTATTTGCCTACTGCAAAAAAATATGCAGCTCAATACAATGCAAATGGAGTTATAAAATAA
- a CDS encoding MFS transporter, producing MLKIGDKKLINAWAFYDWANSVYSLVISTAVFPLYYSAVTEGETVTFLGMEWDHPDSLYSYALSFSFLVVAFISPILSGIADYTGSKKKFMKFFCFLGSLSVMSLYFFDGLDTVWIGIVFTILASIGFWASLVFYNAYLPEVAHPEQQDKASAKGFIFGYIGSIILLIINLILIQKPDWFGIDSGMASRISFVMVGLWWLSFAQITFKRLPNDMYNKKPEEDYIWKGFKELKIVAKEIANYPTLKKFLIAFFLLSVGVQTIILLATIFGSTELGLATIDLIITVLLIQVVAILGAFLFSRLSGKKGNFYALKLTIVIWMVVCFCAFLLHKELPNVSLYFYSLGAVLGLVLGAIQSLTRSTYSKLLPETEDHATYFSFYDVTEKIAIVLGTAVYGVLYAITDSMQWSVLCLAFFFLAALLILSTLKKTKYVR from the coding sequence ATGTTAAAAATAGGAGATAAAAAATTAATAAACGCTTGGGCTTTTTATGATTGGGCAAACTCAGTATATTCTTTAGTAATTAGTACAGCAGTCTTCCCTTTGTATTATAGTGCAGTTACAGAAGGTGAAACTGTTACTTTTTTGGGTATGGAATGGGATCATCCAGATAGTTTATATAGTTATGCACTTTCTTTTTCTTTTTTGGTAGTTGCTTTTATTTCGCCAATATTATCTGGTATTGCAGATTATACAGGTAGCAAGAAAAAGTTTATGAAATTTTTCTGCTTTTTAGGAAGTTTATCTGTAATGAGTTTGTATTTTTTTGATGGATTAGATACAGTTTGGATTGGTATTGTTTTTACCATTTTAGCAAGTATAGGTTTTTGGGCAAGTTTGGTTTTTTACAATGCATATTTGCCAGAAGTAGCGCATCCTGAACAACAAGATAAGGCAAGTGCAAAAGGGTTTATATTTGGTTATATTGGTTCTATCATTTTACTAATTATCAATTTAATACTGATACAAAAACCAGATTGGTTTGGTATAGATTCTGGTATGGCTTCTAGAATTTCTTTTGTCATGGTTGGTTTGTGGTGGTTAAGTTTTGCGCAAATTACGTTTAAACGTTTACCTAATGATATGTATAATAAAAAGCCCGAAGAAGATTATATCTGGAAAGGGTTTAAAGAGTTAAAAATAGTAGCAAAAGAGATTGCAAATTATCCTACATTAAAAAAGTTTTTAATAGCTTTCTTTTTATTGAGTGTTGGTGTACAAACTATAATTCTCTTAGCTACTATTTTTGGTTCTACAGAATTAGGTTTAGCGACTATTGATTTAATTATTACAGTTTTATTAATTCAGGTTGTAGCAATTTTAGGAGCATTTTTATTCTCAAGATTATCAGGAAAAAAAGGAAACTTCTACGCATTAAAATTAACCATTGTAATTTGGATGGTGGTTTGTTTCTGTGCTTTTTTATTACACAAAGAATTACCAAATGTTTCTTTGTATTTTTATTCTTTAGGAGCTGTTTTAGGTTTGGTTTTAGGAGCTATACAATCTTTAACGCGTTCTACCTATTCTAAGTTGTTACCAGAAACAGAAGATCATGCTACTTATTTTAGCTTTTACGATGTTACAGAAAAAATAGCAATTGTACTAGGTACAGCTGTTTATGGAGTATTGTATGCCATTACAGATTCTATGCAATGGAGTGTTTTATGTTTGGCTTTCTTCTTTTTAGCAGCTTTACTAATTTTAAGTACTTTAAAGAAAACGAAATATGTGAGATAA
- a CDS encoding type 1 periplasmic binding fold superfamily protein: MKTIKLLAILFISALTLSSCSDDDHDDDDHDHEEELITTVNYTLTNGDDVVTLSFVDLDGEGGADGTYTVSGSLTANTTYIGAIELLNATEDPAEDITVEVKDEGDEHEFFYSSNINGVSIEKTDEDGDGNPIGIETTLTTGDAGVGTLTIVLKHEPTKPNDNNADNAGGSTDVEVTFAISVQ, from the coding sequence ATGAAAACAATCAAATTATTAGCAATATTATTTATTTCAGCTTTAACACTTTCTAGCTGTTCTGATGACGACCATGATGATGATGACCACGACCACGAAGAAGAATTAATTACAACAGTTAACTATACATTAACTAACGGAGATGATGTTGTTACCCTATCATTTGTAGATTTAGATGGTGAAGGTGGTGCTGATGGAACTTACACTGTTTCTGGTAGTTTAACTGCAAATACTACATACATTGGTGCTATTGAATTATTAAACGCAACAGAAGACCCTGCTGAAGATATTACTGTTGAAGTAAAAGATGAAGGTGATGAGCACGAATTCTTTTATTCTTCTAATATTAATGGAGTTTCTATTGAAAAAACAGATGAAGATGGTGATGGAAACCCAATTGGAATCGAAACTACACTTACAACAGGAGATGCTGGTGTTGGTACTTTAACAATTGTTTTAAAGCACGAACCAACAAAACCAAATGATAATAATGCTGATAATGCAGGAGGTAGTACAGATGTAGAAGTTACTTTTGCAATTTCTGTTCAATAA